ACCCTATGGTTTGATTTTGCCTTACTCTTGTTCCCGGCTTTACTCCGGCGGCTATTTTAGACATATGCAGATACTGAGTAGTATAAGTGCTGTTGTGCTTAATTTTTACATAGTTACCGTTGTATTTTTTATATTCTGCGGCTACTACTATGCCATCTCCCACAGATCGGATAGGAGTGCCTTTAGGTGCTGCAAAGTCAGTACCTCTATGTGCCTTCCATCTCTTCTGAACTGGATGGTATCTGTTTCCTGAGTATCTGGAGCTTATTCTGGTAAATTCCAGCGGGTATTTTAAAAGTGCTTTTCTCAGGCTTTGGCCTTTCTCGTCAAAGTAATCTATACCGCTGCCCTGGTCGAAGTGAAACGCATAGTAATCATTGCCAAAGTGCTCAAAATAAATTGCCTTGATATCACCAATACCTACAGACTGGCCGTCCACAAGCTTGTCCTCGTAAATTACTTTGAACTTATCTCCTTTTTGCAGCCGGAAGAAATCAAGCTGCCAGGCGAATACATCAACAAAATCATTGGTTAACTGATGTGAAAGCCCAAGTTCACTCATAGTTAGCGAGAGGTTGGATTCAATCACACCTGAGATGCCCTTTTCAACAATTTGTACTTCTCTTTGCTTTTTTTCTACTGAGATAGAGTCCCGAAGATTAAAAATTACATATTCAACAGGATTGTGTTCATAAACAAGGGCCTTGGCAGTTTTTAAAGAATCCTGATCGCAGATAAGGGTGTACTTCTTGTTAGCCGCTATTTTACGAACATCAAATACATCTCTGGAGATACTTGCCAGTCGGAAAATGGCCTCTGAGGAAACATTATGTGCTGATAGAATTTCGGAAATGTTTTGATTCCTCTTAATTTTATCCTCGATCACGACCATCGAGTCCACCACAAGACCATAAAGCATTTTTGGCTCTACAGGTTCAATATCTATACTTGTGGAATCAGGAGCACTG
This region of Fulvivirga ulvae genomic DNA includes:
- a CDS encoding peptidoglycan DD-metalloendopeptidase family protein, which codes for MSKKYLGLIILATISLGFYFLIPVLNESKSVEQEITSAPDSTSIDIEPVEPKMLYGLVVDSMVVIEDKIKRNQNISEILSAHNVSSEAIFRLASISRDVFDVRKIAANKKYTLICDQDSLKTAKALVYEHNPVEYVIFNLRDSISVEKKQREVQIVEKGISGVIESNLSLTMSELGLSHQLTNDFVDVFAWQLDFFRLQKGDKFKVIYEDKLVDGQSVGIGDIKAIYFEHFGNDYYAFHFDQGSGIDYFDEKGQSLRKALLKYPLEFTRISSRYSGNRYHPVQKRWKAHRGTDFAAPKGTPIRSVGDGIVVAAEYKKYNGNYVKIKHNSTYTTQYLHMSKIAAGVKPGTRVRQNQTIGYVGSTGLATGNHLCYRFWKNGVQIDALEVDLPPSEPVKEEKMEKYIAQRDMLTNKLDQIEFPKKQQVLASTK